The sequence below is a genomic window from Lampris incognitus isolate fLamInc1 chromosome 18, fLamInc1.hap2, whole genome shotgun sequence.
GTGTTTCCtgcgttaatgtgtgtgtgtgtgtgtgtgtgtgtgtgtgtgtgtgtgtgtgtgtgtgtgtgtgtgcgtgcgtgcgcgcgtgcgtgtgtgtgtgtgtgtgcgtgcacatgtgcatTCTTTGAATACAGCTGCAGAACTCACGGACACTCATCCAAGAAAGAGAACGATTCATCGGGGATCTAGAGGAGAAGGTGGCTTTCTTGGAAGCCGAGGTCAGAAAGTAGTTTAACACCTTGTACAAACTTGCTTTAGTTTGGTAACAGTTTTTAGGTTTTGAAGGAATTCACCACAACACTGTAGAACTCTGCTCTGTTGGTACCTTTTTGCTAGAAAATAAAGCCCATGGGATCGCCACTCCTTCTAACTTGGACCACCATCTTCTGTCTACAGAACAGAGAAATGCATGACCACATGGACTACTTCCTGGGACAGCAGGATCCTCCACCGCTGACATGCAGTGAGAGCAAGCCCCAGGTTATCTACAGGTAGTGATGCACAAACCCATCTCATAAAGGTCCTATCTGTACAACTGCAAGATGTTATTCTCCCACTGGACAAAGAAAATTCATGTAAATCAGCTGCATTGGTATTAAGTGCCCCAGTAAGACTTGTGTTGATTTTCCTCACACAGCAAACCTCTCACACCGTCAACGCAAACCGACAAGACCCTTCCTTTTATCAAAGTCATTGAGATCAAGTCCTgaacagagaatgagagagcaaaACGTGTGACGACAAAGGAGAGCTCATCAAGGCATAAACCTCGACAAACCTTAATCTTATCCAAGTAAAACAATTTGTAAATATGTATTTAATCAACTACAAGGATATAATACACAGGTTTGCAATGATTTGAAAAGGCAAGCTCAGCAGCCCCCAGGTGATACAGCAGATTTACTTGCAATTGTTACTTCTTATGAAGCTTATCTGCTTGTGAGAATGCTTTGCAGGTATCTAAAGAGACCTTTAGTGGAAAGTTGAACTGGGCTTCAACGAGTGATAGTATTAAAAAAGGAAACAAGGAAGCAAACGACAGTGGAGGGGACTTTACACAGCTACTGACACAAGTGACAAATCCCCACAGCACGCACTTTCCTGCAAAATCTCCCTTTGGCAGCAGTAGGTAGTAAGTAGTAGCATGGACTGGAGTCTGACAGAGTTCCCTGGACTGTGCTGCTTGCCTTCTCCTTTCCCTCTAAGAGTCCATTCAGAAACTGAAAATAATTCTGACAGATCACGATATAAAAGTGGATCTGCAGCCATTTCAGCTGCAGACAATATGGTGTTCGCATTCTCCATTTTCACTTGGATTAACAGGCAAGACAAAGAAAGACTGCTCTTTTATTATCATAAATGTCGATGTtttacgcacacatacacacacatatatacacacacacacacacacacagctctgctGCAGACTCAACTAGAATCCTAAACTTCAGAGTTCAGGGGTCGAATTCCTCATTGCTTTGCACCTCATTGGCAGTGCCATGCATGCAGTTGTTTATGTCAGTTTAGTAATGTTCTTTTATATTCAACCTAAATGTATTTTGCAGGCATTACCATGGGTTTCTCAAATGAACCTTAAGAGCAGTGATGGTATTTATGTATATAAGAATTCTGACCTATTTCCGTTTGAGAGATCAGAGGTTAGTTGTGTGAGTTACTAGTTGATGCTGTTTATTTAGTTTTCACAGTGAAGAGTCATATCTAAGCTGCCAAGTACTGCCTAAACATCCTATAACAGAGCAACATGGGTCCTTTTGTTGTGCAATTTGCCTTAACATCAGATACATCTAGTATGTAGTTTTAACAATCAGTGCATAAGCCTGTACTGCTCCATCGTCAATacatttctgtctttctttgtatGAAATTTTATTTTTCTGATACCTTTATTTTGAGAAGTTTCATCAACTGTGTGACTGTGAAAAATTCCTCATTAATTAATATTCTGTTACAGGCAACTGAAGTGCAGCTTTAACTTTCATTGGGATCGTTTGAATAAATGTATTTAACTGTATTTAAAAAGAACTTGTCCGTCTTCGCCATTTCTTCTACTTTCAATGAAAGAACACATGAAGCCCTCATGAAGctcatttgcagcttcattaCTGCATTATTCTGTAACGAAATACTGCCACCTCGTGGCTATATTAAAATACAGCCACGAGGTGGCAGTATTAATTGGCACTactaattgttgtttttttttttcttgtaacctCACAGGTTTGAAATAACCACACAAAAACAAATCAAGTAAAGAAATTCATTAAATTAGAATATTCATTTTccatataaataaaatctgacatCTACAGACAATCAGAACATGCATTACTATTTGCACACCTTTGAGTTGAGGGAGACAAATTGTCGAGGCCAACAGCCAGGCATTTTCTCTTCACAAAAATCTGTACTGATCAGTGGAAAAGGACTGGCCAAAGACGAGCtacattcatgttttttttttctttcttttttttttctcgagaGCAAACTCATTAGGTCCAAAATAATGAAAATGTAAACTGTGCACGCACAAGGGCTGTGGGACTGACCAAAAACAACATAAAATATAATCTGGGGACTGCAGAATGAATTGCTCTAAAAATTAGGCATTATTTTTTCTGCAGCACTTTTTTGAGAGTTCGCGAAAATGTGCTGGCAAATGCCAATAATAGGCCTTCCTTTCACCTATTCAAATGTGGTAAGTTTTACTAGGCCAAGGATTCTTCACAACACAAGGAAACCTTGTTCAAGAGGCTCTCCAGAACCTTTTGGAAAAAGATTTACAAccggataattttttttttatatgtatgaAGCAACCCTTGagtagtgaacacacacacacacaaccatgtagATTTTGTTTGCCATTGTCAGAGCTTTGCTTGCAGTCTTTCCACCAAGTCTGAAATTCTTTTGGAGCAGTCTCAGTGGTGTCTCAAAATCAACCCCATTGTCAGTCTCTCAAAGGGTGCTCTCTAGTGTATTGTAGTTGTCCTTGAAGCTCTTGAGCTCCAGAAAGTGTTTGGGCCTTTTGCTGCGCTGGCCAGTGGAGGGCAGGTAGGTGACCTGAATGGTTGAGGGAGCGCCGCGAATAGGAGAGCCTGTCAGGTCCTTGGCGGCAGACTGGTGATGCTGGTCTAGGCTGGTGGTGCTGGAGTAGGCCTTCACCCTGAGAgagtagacagagagagaaggggcatTACTAAGTTAATTATTTCACCTTAGAAAGCATTAGTACAGCTATGACTGCAGTCGTAAAGTAGCTAAGTGAACTGACAATTTTATCAGCCTCAATCCAAGGTAACCAACATTTGCCACAGTAAATTTCAAGTTCAAACCATATTTTAAAATGCACTTACACATCAGCTAATTCAGTGAGAGCTTGCTGGTATTTCAGAAACTCTGTTTCCCCAAATACCTGAAACGCAAGAGTGGCGGTCAAATCATCAACATAACGAATAACAAAACTGTCAGATCATGTTTATTCTTTTAAATAACCTCTCACTCTAACAAATACATCAtagctgcacatgcacacagaaaaacagcacatgtaaaaaaaaaactaacaaaagaaataagaaaaaaaaggcacAACTCCACACACGTGCACTATCATTACACACCCCAGTCCCATGGCGAGCACTATCGTAACCCTCCAGAAGGCTGTCAATGAGTGCACTGCGGCTGCTCTTGATCAAAGAGTGGGAATTGCGTAGCTCCATCAGCCAGCTCCGGAAGTTGCGTCCAGTAAATGCGCTGGGACTCCGGCTGATCTCTTGTAGCGGAATGCCTGAGGTCAAGGAAGGTCAGGAGACACAGGGGAGATAAGAATAAATGAAAAATTACAATCTCTGTGAGGAAATGGTTAGTACAGTAGCAAAAGATGGGGCAAAGATATAATAGAACAGAGCATCGGTGAGTATTGATGACAGTGATTCAAGCATAAATAAAAAAGTTCTCCAATCTCCAGACAGTGATCACCACAAGGTGAACTATATGTTTTATTTTCTTGAAAATATCCTATTCCCATGAAATTAACTCTAGTCTGACACTACATGTGTCTAGATCATGAACAAAGCTACAATCCTCATTATTGCCATTTGTTTAACTGAGTTCTGCGGTGATACTGGTAATTGCATTGCTGCTTGAACATGCCAAGAGACCCATTCAGCAAAACAGAATTGTTCATACTGTTGTGTCAGAATTTTCCCGActgccaaacaaaaaaacataactGAACCTAAGATTTAAATCATGATCATGGGATCATCTTTGGGTACACATCTTCTACAAGCTTGGTCTACCATGTCCGCTTATAAGCCACAACAACTTTGCTTATTCTTCAAACTTGCCAGTACCTGCCTTACTCTTCCACATTTGGGTGCTATGCTGTAGACATAACAAACTCAGCATTGTATAATTTTTCCCGGGAGAAAGTCCTACCTGTGCATAACCTACATATTTGTGGATAAGATGTTATTTTAAGTACTTAAGCAATATAAAGTATCAAAAAAGACATTTGCTTACATGTAAATCTCCAGGCTTGTAGTTTTATTGAGTTTAAAAATATGTGGACACACAAActaagtttagatatatgtttagATACATTTACCCTCCACTTCATCCCTGATTAAAGGTTAAAGGCAACAGACACGGTCTTCTCTTACAAATCTACAGGTAAGGAGATGTGATTTGCAGAGCTACAATGTATATGCACAGTGTACAGAATAGTTTGTTAACTTTTCAAACGAGGCAAAACCACAAGTTGAACATTGTGAAATGAtgacaacaatagtaataaacatGGAACTGAAACGATGATTTTAACATCATCGCAAACATAGACATAAGGCTTAAAGACAAATCTCTCACCTGAATCCCGAATGGCATCAAGAGCCTTCATCCTGAACAGATAGTTGTAGCAACCTTGGGAATACAAgcacttttttttaaagcaaCATTACAGAAAGTCTGACCATAATTGCTTTAGAGATATTCCAATGTTTCATGAGTAAAGAGTTGACGACTCACTGATTTGTGACCCTTGTTTTAGTCTATCATCATCTTCTGACAGGAGACGAGGTTCAAAACAGATTTCCTGAACCTTGGAGAGCCGTGAATCAATCTCTTCTCTAAGACCCTGTAATCCATCAACAACACAAGGATCCTctgaactctcatattgacagcaACTATAGGCAGTGTTTTCCTGGCCATACATAATCAATCCAACTACACGGGGTTGGGAGAGGTGACAGCTGCGTAAAAATGCGACCTACACTTTATGACTGCACTGACCAGTGCCCAAAGTGGGACACTgtataccattgtgttttacaatTTATTACTGACTGTGGCAATTGCATTCACCACTGTAGTCTGTATACTGCTGCTAAGTGGCCATCTCTATGTCTGCAGACTTTCGCGAATTGGTTAGCTTTTATATATAAATCTCTTGGTCTTGTTCCTCCTTATCTGTGTACATGCGTGTAAAAACCAAAACCAATATGCCCTGTGCTCTCACGATATTCTACAGATGTTGGTCCCCAGAATTAGAGGAGAATTAGGCAAAACAGCTTTTAAATACGCTGCCCCTTCGTCCTGGAATAACGCACAGAAGGACCTGAAATTGTTTGAGCTGATTACTATGGAGGAATTTAAGTCCATTTTAAAGAAGTGAGAAAATAGTACTCTTGGTCAACGTGATTGCCCCTAAATTTTCACTGAAATCATCCTAGAAATTTGTACTTGTTTATGCATCATAACTGGATTTTTGTCCTCGACCTTGTATTGCACATTAACTGGATATTGTTTTCA
It includes:
- the LOC130128841 gene encoding protein C1orf43-like, with protein sequence MAESSPLSGVNVVLVMAYGSLVFVLLFIFVKRQIMRFAMRSRRGPHAPIGHNAPKGLREEIDSRLSKVQEICFEPRLLSEDDDRLKQGSQISCYNYLFRMKALDAIRDSGIPLQEISRSPSAFTGRNFRSWLMELRNSHSLIKSSRSALIDSLLEGYDSARHGTGVFGETEFLKYQQALTELADVVKAYSSTTSLDQHHQSAAKDLTGSPIRGAPSTIQVTYLPSTGQRSKRPKHFLELKSFKDNYNTLESTL